A section of the Xiphias gladius isolate SHS-SW01 ecotype Sanya breed wild chromosome 8, ASM1685928v1, whole genome shotgun sequence genome encodes:
- the skor1b gene encoding SKI family transcriptional corepressor 1 homolog-B — translation MDSIPAGRDSSSSPSSKQELSYPSTNNLKPNQVGETVLYGIPIVSLVIDGQERLCLAQISNTLLKNYSYNEIHNRRVALGITCVQCTPVQLEILRRAGAMPISSRRCGMITKREAERLCKSFLGAHSPPKLPENFAFDVSHECAWGSRGSFIPARYNSSRAKCIKCSYCNMYFSPNKFIFHSHRTPESKYTQPDAANFNSWRRHLKLTDKNSQTEILHAWEDVKAMFNGGSRKRTLPGSGSESSSPLKSQGPNRPRESAEIPAKILSCEDNRGGMTSTRSYPVIPVPSKGFGMLQKIPPPLFPHPYGFPAFGLCQKKEDGIMGEQSKAGLPGVLWPGTKDSAYHSFPMFWPAAGALPMPPYPQAQHKPTPELLCPPRQTDMDISEHSDRSTNTSKDSMVENDRCSSTQSARNDDDKSGDEARPLEGMALAPRKISYVSAFRPVIKDADCIAKLYGNRGAYNGCRTGYLSPDFLSESSSYRSMSPCVDSEGEPDVDVETNKTPDEEEEEEEEDSRPLSSVCPRTPAGLAHSVSPDDSDSKGLQGSSLADSQKTSLHVAQSSERELQSKQLSETHIAASFTEVYTPERAELQQRSSSYQFRPANYQTGVLTTNDESASKEEPSSTVEEIETKSCNEQSSEENQREPEDGEDALARALPTQRNIETLAKEELQKQLLEQVELRKKLEREFQNLKDNFQDQMKRELSYREEMVQQLHIVREAHDALHHFSCKMLTPRHCTGSCSFKSPLLPP, via the exons ATGGACTCCATACCTGCGGGGCGAGACTCCAGCTCCTCGCCAAGCTCCAAGCAAGAACTTTCCTACCCGAGCACCAACAACCTGAAGCCCAACCAGGTCGGAGAGACCGTGCTGTACGGAATACCCATCGTGTCTTTGGTGATAGACGGCCAGGAGAGACTTTGCCTGGCACAGATCTCTAACACCCTGTTGAAGAACTACAGCTATAACGAGATACACAACCGGCGCGTGGCGCTGGGGATCACCTGCGTCCAGTGCACCCCCGTCCAGCTGGAGATCCTGCGGAGAGCCGGGGCCATGCCCATCTCCTCCAGGCGCTGCGGGATGATCACGAAACGCGAGGCCGAGAGACTTTGTAAGTCATTTCTAGGAGCTCATTCGCCTCCTAAACTTCCAGAAAATTTCGCCTTTGACGTGTCCCACGAGTGCGCCTGGGGGAGTCGAGGCAGCTTCATCCCGGCCAGATACAACAGCTCCCGGGCCAAGTGCATCAAGTGCTCCTATTGCAACATGTATTTTTCCCCCAATAAATTCATATTTCACTCGCATCGCACGCCGGAGTCCAAGTACACGCAGCCAGACGCAGCAAATTTTAACTCCTGGAGGCGGCATCTTAAATTAACCGATAAAAACAGCCAGACAGAGATTTTACACGCGTGGGAAGACGTGAAGGCCATGTTCAACGGGGGTAGTCGTAAGAGGACGCTGCCAGGCAGCGGGTCAGAGTCCAGCTCCCCGTTAAAATCACAAGGACCCAACCGTCCCCGAGAATCAGCCGAGATACCCGCAAAGATCCTCAGCTGCGAGGACAACCGCGGCGGCATGACGAGCACACGCAGCTACCCAGTCATCCCGGTGCCCAGCAAAGGCTTTGGGATGCTGCAGAAGATCCCGCCGCCGCTCTTCCCACATCCGTATGGGTTCCCGGCGTTCGGCCTGTGCCAGAAGAAAGAAGACGGTATAATGGGAGAGCAGAGCAAGGCGGGCCTCCCGGGCGTGCTGTGGCCCGGTACCAAGGACAGCGCCTACCACTCCTTCCCCATGTTCTGGCCCGCGGCGGGCGCGCTGCCCATGCCTCCGTACCCCCAGGCCCAGCACAAACCCACGCCGGAGCTGCTGTGTCCTCCTCGACAGACTGACATGGACATATCTGAGCACAGCGACCGGAGCACCAACACGTCAAAAGACAGCATGGTTGAAAACGACCGGTGCTCCAGCACGCAGTCCGCGCGTAACGACGACGACAAGTCGGGGGACGAGGCGAGGCCGCTGGAGGGGATGGCGCTGGCCCCCCGCAAAATCAGCTACGTCTCCGCCTTCAGACCCGTTATCAAAGACGCGGACTGCATCGCCAAGCTGTACGGCAACAGGGGCGCTTACAACGGGTGCCGCACCGGCTATTTATCGCCCGATTTTTTAAGCGAGAGCTCGAGCTACCGCTCCATGTCGCCCTGCGTGGACAGCGAGGGCGAGCCGGACGTGGATGtggagacaaacaaaacaccagatgaggaggaggaggaggaggaggaggactccCGGCCTCTGTCCTCGGTGTGTCCTCGAACTCCTGCCGGCCTGGCGCACAGTGTTTCGCCAGACGATTCAGACTCAAAGGGATTGCAGGGGAGCAGTCTGGCAGACTCCCAGAAAACGAGCCTACACGTGGCCCAGTCCTCTGAAAGAGAACTGCAGAGCAAGCAGTTATCAGAGACCCACATAGCCGCGTCTTTTACTGAA GTTTACACACCGGAGAGGGCTGAGCTGCAACAAAGGAGCAGTTCCTATCAGTTCAGACCTGCGAATTACCAGACTGGAGTTCTTACGACAAATG ATGAGAGTGCGAGTAAAGAGGAGCCGTCTTCTACAGTGGAGGAGATCGAAACGAAATCTTGTAATGAACAAAGCAGCGAGGAGAACCAGCGAGAGCCGGAGGATG GCGAAGACGCGCTAGCCAGAGCTCTGccaacacaaagaaacatagAAACTCTGGCAAAAG AGGAACTACAGAAGCAGCTGTTAGAGCAGGTTGAGCTGAGGAAAAAGCTGGAACGTGAATTTCAAAACCTGAAAG ATAATTTTCAGGATCAAATGAAAAGGGAACTTTCCTACAGGGAGGAGATGGTTCAGCAGCTTCACATCGTCAgag AAGCTCACGACGCTTTGCACCATTTCTCCTGCAAGATGTTGACTCCTCGCCACTGCACCGGGTCCTGCTCCTTCAAATCTCCGCTGCTGCCACCCTGA